From a single Brassica oleracea var. oleracea cultivar TO1000 chromosome C5, BOL, whole genome shotgun sequence genomic region:
- the LOC106293599 gene encoding uncharacterized protein LOC106293599, translating into MFLNEKRNLNLNGAIFLFSSFFCAGFATIQVSLVPTKGTNNAVPCNPQSSRLAAINGAEPRLSAEQKFMRTRPPSAYCVRIESCSELMTRSPNLQYETRPFSVGGFNWTFILQPFGNTTSVGDWISAYVAIDPSGLVGENREVYADLRFLVYSKSKDQYWTSMDTEIRHFHQFRTTWGSPNFIQTKQFKAKDKEYIFDDDQCVFGVDISVYPYFNQWEILSIDKTVYGPNSWKLMKFSTLTRDFYISDDFSVGGKNWALKVYPNGNGTGEGNSLSLYVILSENQILKTYEKVYVRAKLRVLDQKQSKHLQKPILSWFDTPGEGFGFEQFVSFTDLQNPAKGFIVDDSLTVQVQFEATSSTNYYSANAAQLMSNL; encoded by the exons ATGTTTCTAAACGAAAAAAGAAATTTAAATTTAAATGGTGCGATCTTTCTCTTTTCTTCTTTCTTTTGTGCGGGCTTTGCCACCATTCAGGTAAGTCTTGTACCTACCAAGGGAACCAACAACGCAGTGCCTTGTAACCCTCAGAGTTCGAGGCTTGCAGCGATCAATGGTGCGGAACCTAGGCTCTCGGCCGAACAGAAATTCATGCGAACTCGTCCACCAAGCGCTTATTGCGTGCGTATCGAATCATGCAGCGAACTAATGACGAGATCTCCAAACTTGCAGTATGAGACCCGTCCATTCTCTGTGGGAGGATTCAACTG GACTTTTATTCTCCAACCGTTTGGAAACACGACTAGCGTAGGGGATTGGATCTCTGCATATGTTGCAATAGATCCTTCTGGGCTAGTTGGCGAGAACCGTGAGGTTTATGCAGATCTCAGGTTTTTGGTCTATAGCAAGAGTAAAGATCAATACTGGACATCCATGG ACACAGAGATAAGACATTTCCATCAATTCAGGACAACTTGGGGAAGTCCAAATTTTATTCAAACAAAACAATTTAAAGCTAAAGATAAAGAGTACATTTTCGACGATGACCAATGTGTGTTTGGAGTAGACATCTCGGTGTATCCTTATTTTAACCAATGGGAGATCTTGTCGATCGATAAGACGGTCTATGGGCCTAACTCATGGAAGCTTATGAAATTCTCGACATTGACCAGAGACTTTTATATATCTGATGACTTCTCTGTTGGAGGAAAAAATTG GGCACTTAAGGTGTATCCAAATGGTAATGGTACGGGAGAAGGAAACTCGTTGTCTCTTTATGTAATTCTAAGTGAAAACCAAATCTTGAAAACTTACGAAAAGGTTTATGTCCGAGCCAAGCTGCGAGTTCTCGACCAAAAACAATCAAAACATCTCCAAAAACCAA TTCTATCATGGTTTGATACACCAGGAGAAGGTTTTGGCTTCGAACAGTTCGTGTCTTTCACTGATCTCCAAAATCCAGCCAAGGGATTTATCGTTGATGATAGTCTGACCGTACAAGTTCAGTTCGAGGCTACCTCATCTACCAATTATTATTCTGCCAATGCTGCTCAACTTATGAGTAATTTGTAA